Proteins co-encoded in one Chondrinema litorale genomic window:
- a CDS encoding helix-turn-helix domain-containing protein, producing MKLYIKYMVSLRCKMMVKDELIKLGLHASIVELGMVEILEDITQQQHDELKKNLSKSGLYLLDDNKSILIEKIKNVIIEMIHYSDELPKVNYSDYISEKLHYDYTYLANTFSQIKGINIQQYIILHKIEKVKELLIYDELTLSEISYRLHYSSVAHLSNQFKKITGLTPSFFKAMKKKRRNNLEDL from the coding sequence ATGAAACTTTACATTAAATATATGGTCAGTTTGCGATGCAAAATGATGGTAAAAGACGAACTTATAAAATTGGGCTTACATGCAAGTATTGTAGAACTGGGCATGGTTGAAATTCTAGAAGATATTACCCAACAACAGCATGATGAACTTAAAAAAAATCTGAGCAAATCGGGTTTGTATTTATTAGATGATAACAAGAGTATTCTGATTGAAAAGATAAAAAATGTTATTATAGAAATGATTCACTATTCAGATGAATTACCCAAAGTGAATTACTCCGATTACATCAGTGAGAAATTACACTACGATTATACCTACCTGGCTAATACATTTTCTCAGATAAAAGGCATCAATATACAACAATACATTATTTTACATAAAATAGAAAAGGTGAAAGAATTGCTGATCTATGATGAACTTACTCTTTCCGAAATTTCCTATAGGTTACATTACAGTAGTGTAGCTCATTTATCTAATCAATTTAAAAAGATAACTGGTTTAACACCTTCATTTTTTAAAGCAATGAAGAAAAAACGTAGAAATAATTTAGAAGATCTATGA